DNA sequence from the Synechococcales cyanobacterium T60_A2020_003 genome:
TCGCTTTGTCCTGGAGTCTGGGACGTTGGACTTAAACGGATGCAGAGTCCGAATCTGCCGTTTTAGCAGGCGCCTCTTCTCCTGAGTCTGTTTCGGTCTCAGCACTAGCAGTAAGAACCTTTGGCTCAGGAGGTTCAATCTTGGCTTCCATCGTTTGCTTGACCGTCTTTTCGAGCTGCTGGGCTTCACGCTTAAATTCGGTCTCAAACTCCTTTGAGGCATCCTGAAAACTTCGCAGAGCCTTTCCCATGCTGCGTCCGATTTCTGGAAGCTTTTTAGGGCCAAAGATCAGCAGCGCGATCACAAAGATGAGCGCCAT
Encoded proteins:
- a CDS encoding TatA/E family twin arginine-targeting protein translocase, which produces MNIFGIGLPEMALIFVIALLIFGPKKLPEIGRSMGKALRSFQDASKEFETEFKREAQQLEKTVKQTMEAKIEPPEPKVLTASAETETDSGEEAPAKTADSDSASV